A stretch of Kyrpidia spormannii DNA encodes these proteins:
- a CDS encoding YaaR family protein, with protein MDQTLTQWWRDQPASRPFSGGDLSRPSFGQVFDAQIKRIGREELDESFKRMEEAAAGLSERMRLEDLQRYKEALKEFLERAVRLGLIVREETGRDRRGRPQLLKLLAILDERVLEIADVLRGVEKDRIRLLALIGEIRGLLIQATA; from the coding sequence GTGGATCAAACCCTAACCCAGTGGTGGCGAGACCAGCCGGCCAGCCGCCCTTTTTCCGGCGGGGACTTGTCGCGGCCTTCCTTTGGACAAGTTTTTGATGCCCAAATCAAGAGGATCGGCAGGGAAGAACTCGATGAATCCTTCAAACGCATGGAGGAGGCAGCGGCTGGCCTATCGGAACGGATGCGGTTGGAGGATCTCCAACGGTACAAGGAGGCGCTGAAGGAATTTCTGGAACGGGCGGTGCGACTCGGTTTGATTGTCCGGGAAGAGACGGGACGGGACCGGCGGGGGCGTCCGCAGCTTTTGAAATTGCTGGCGATCTTGGATGAACGGGTCCTCGAGATCGCGGATGTGCTTCGGGGAGTGGAAAAAGACCGTATCCGGCTGCTGGCGCTCATCGGAGAGATTCGGGGCTTGCTGATTCAGGCCACGGCCTGA
- the holB gene encoding DNA polymerase III subunit delta' produces the protein MNDRDGAEQSGGGWFQLRRWLRRGEWAHAYLFVGPETGDQDQAAEYLASGILCEDRANPPCGSCPSCRRLAHGNHPGLVQVYPDGQSIKIDQLRELQRFFSLRAIERENRVYIIHGADRMTPEAANSLLKFLEEPAPGTVGILTAKRLEGVLATVRSRCQVLRFSAPRPEVLYREWTSRGVGEEMARLFAYLGLSDSGSGEDADKEADGENPLDIAVFADIAGWVVEWVQAVEEHKGKPLLELFSRVGRGQWSAPECLWLLDVLACWYRDVLYTSLGLSDQVVFIDHRRELSSQAARHGSIAPLVERMGEVIDAKRRLQAHANPQLTLERMVLRLQEE, from the coding sequence GTGAATGATCGGGATGGCGCTGAACAGTCGGGCGGGGGATGGTTCCAGCTTCGCCGGTGGCTGCGGCGGGGGGAGTGGGCGCACGCTTACCTGTTCGTGGGGCCCGAAACCGGAGACCAGGATCAAGCTGCGGAATATTTGGCTTCTGGGATTCTCTGCGAGGATCGAGCGAATCCGCCCTGTGGTTCTTGCCCATCCTGCCGTCGGCTGGCCCACGGGAATCATCCCGGGTTGGTCCAGGTGTATCCCGACGGCCAGAGCATTAAAATAGACCAGCTTCGGGAGCTACAGCGGTTCTTCTCCTTGCGTGCGATCGAAAGGGAGAACCGGGTGTACATCATCCACGGGGCGGATCGCATGACTCCCGAGGCGGCGAACTCCTTGCTGAAGTTTCTCGAGGAGCCGGCCCCCGGGACGGTGGGGATTTTGACGGCAAAGCGCCTGGAAGGGGTGCTGGCCACGGTGCGTTCCCGGTGTCAGGTTCTCCGATTCTCGGCGCCGAGGCCAGAGGTTTTGTACCGGGAGTGGACCTCCCGGGGAGTTGGGGAGGAGATGGCCCGTTTATTCGCGTATTTGGGCTTGTCTGACTCGGGCTCCGGGGAGGACGCGGATAAAGAGGCGGACGGTGAAAATCCGTTGGATATCGCCGTATTTGCCGATATTGCCGGTTGGGTGGTAGAATGGGTGCAGGCGGTGGAGGAGCACAAGGGTAAGCCCCTCCTGGAGCTTTTTTCCCGGGTGGGCCGGGGACAATGGTCTGCCCCCGAGTGTCTGTGGCTCCTCGACGTGCTGGCGTGTTGGTACCGGGATGTCCTCTATACCTCGCTGGGTTTGTCGGACCAAGTGGTGTTTATCGACCATCGGCGCGAACTTTCCTCCCAGGCAGCACGGCACGGCTCGATCGCCCCTCTCGTGGAAAGAATGGGGGAGGTGATCGACGCGAAACGACGCCTGCAGGCCCATGCCAACCCCCAGCTGACGCTGGAGCGCATGGTTCTGAGGCTGCAGGAGGAATGA
- a CDS encoding initiation-control protein YabA, with the protein MDKQAVFAEVANVEERIGELYAQVGSLKRKIVELIEENQKLTMENAKLRKILDQLHPEEQVHPGDGYDNLARIYHDGFHVCHVRFGSLRTDGDCLFCLSLLNKTG; encoded by the coding sequence TTGGATAAACAAGCGGTGTTCGCCGAAGTGGCCAATGTGGAAGAGCGGATCGGAGAACTTTACGCCCAAGTGGGCAGCTTGAAGCGGAAGATCGTCGAGTTGATCGAAGAGAACCAAAAGCTCACCATGGAAAACGCGAAGTTGCGGAAGATTCTCGATCAACTTCACCCGGAGGAGCAGGTTCATCCCGGGGATGGATACGACAACCTGGCGAGGATTTATCATGACGGTTTTCACGTCTGTCATGTGCGGTTTGGGAGTTTGCGCACCGATGGCGACTGCTTGTTTTGCTTATCGTTATTGAATAAAACCGGATGA
- the rsmI gene encoding 16S rRNA (cytidine(1402)-2'-O)-methyltransferase: MDSQFSFDGPRERGLVLVATPIGNLEDISTRALRVLGEADIILAEDTRRTRQLLAHFQISGSRLVSYHEHNRIQREPDVLDWLKEGKLVALVTDAGMPGISDPGADLVRLARNAGVPVTVVPGPSAALAALVISGLPTDRFVFLGFLPRSGRAREEEIARLAGYPETIILYEAPHRVIRTVRDLAQVLGNRRAAAVRELTKRYEQVVRGTLGELIGWLEGEEPKGEWVLIVEGAVSASNEHRIFGEGESSGEDDMNQWCEEVTRQVAQGVSVRDAIRETARRHRLSRRALYQAYLKRAEGNG; encoded by the coding sequence ATGGACAGTCAATTTTCTTTCGATGGGCCCCGGGAAAGGGGCTTGGTGCTGGTGGCGACCCCCATCGGCAACCTCGAGGATATTTCCACCCGAGCGCTCCGGGTGCTTGGGGAAGCGGATATTATCCTCGCCGAAGACACCCGGCGCACCCGGCAACTGCTGGCGCATTTTCAGATTTCCGGGTCCCGGCTGGTCAGCTATCACGAGCACAACCGAATCCAGAGAGAACCCGATGTTTTAGATTGGCTGAAGGAGGGCAAGCTCGTGGCCTTGGTGACCGACGCCGGGATGCCGGGAATCTCCGACCCTGGGGCGGACCTGGTGCGTCTTGCCCGGAATGCCGGTGTACCGGTTACCGTGGTTCCCGGTCCGTCTGCCGCCCTTGCCGCTCTCGTGATCTCTGGCCTTCCCACCGATCGATTTGTGTTTCTGGGTTTTTTGCCTCGCTCGGGCCGGGCGAGGGAAGAAGAGATCGCTCGGTTGGCCGGATACCCGGAGACGATCATCCTTTATGAGGCGCCCCATCGGGTGATTCGCACCGTGAGGGATCTGGCCCAAGTGCTAGGGAACCGACGGGCTGCGGCCGTCCGGGAATTGACCAAACGGTACGAGCAGGTGGTTCGTGGAACTTTGGGGGAGTTGATCGGCTGGTTGGAGGGGGAAGAACCCAAAGGAGAATGGGTCCTCATCGTTGAAGGGGCAGTCTCGGCGTCGAACGAACATCGCATTTTTGGGGAAGGGGAATCTTCCGGGGAAGACGATATGAACCAATGGTGCGAGGAGGTAACCCGTCAGGTGGCCCAGGGAGTTAGCGTCCGGGACGCAATCCGGGAGACTGCCCGGCGGCATCGGTTATCCCGGCGGGCCCTGTATCAGGCGTATCTGAAGCGGGCAGAGGGAAACGGATAA
- a CDS encoding AbrB/MazE/SpoVT family DNA-binding domain-containing protein, with protein MKSTGIVRKVDELGRVVIPIELRRTLSIGVKDALEIYVDGDRIVLKKYEPACIFCGNADEIIHFKGRNICPACIAEMSK; from the coding sequence ATGAAATCCACAGGTATTGTCCGCAAGGTCGACGAGCTGGGCCGGGTGGTGATTCCCATCGAGCTGCGCCGCACCTTGAGCATCGGCGTCAAAGACGCCCTAGAGATTTACGTGGACGGCGACCGCATCGTGCTGAAAAAGTACGAGCCTGCCTGCATCTTTTGCGGGAACGCCGATGAGATCATCCACTTTAAAGGGCGCAATATCTGCCCGGCCTGCATCGCCGAGATGAGCAAGTAG
- the metG gene encoding methionine--tRNA ligase gives MGRKTFYITTPIYYPSNKLHIGHAYTTVAADAMARYKRLRGYDVMYLTGTDEHGQKIERRAREEGKTPQAFVDEIVGWIQELWRKLDISYDDFIRTTQPRHKKAVQRIFQRLMEQGDIYQADYEGLYCTPCESFWTARQAEGGRCPDCGRPVELVREKSYFFRMSKYVPQLLRYYEENPDFIQPESRKHEMINNFIKPGLEDLCVSRTTFDWGIPVPGDPDHVIYVWIDALSNYITALGYLSDDPAEREKFERYWPADVHVVGKEIVRFHTIYWPIMLMALGLPLPKKVFGHGWLLTPQGKMSKSKGNVIDPNLLLDRYGSDAIRYFLLREIPFGADGVFTPEALIQRLNFDLANDLGNLLNRTLPLIERFAGGRIPTPTMVQDPDGELRSLAAETVTRVEEAMEKMEFSTALAAIWQLLGRANKYIDETAPWAEMKAGRTERAHTVLYHLAEVIRIVSILLQPFLTKAPVEMQRRLGLSPGPHTHWDSARMFGTLPPGLPVYKGDPLFPRLDLEAEVLAIDEATGAVSRAADSEGNASSASGAKQVTEAGSAGGDGAGAAEGIAKAEDVAENHEEPKLIGIEEFQKIDLRVGRIVEAERIPKADKLLKLMIDLGSEVRQVVSGIAQYYRPEELVGQRVVVVTNLKPVKLRGVESRGMILAASEGDRLVLTTVSDDIPLGTKVK, from the coding sequence ATGGGTCGCAAAACGTTTTACATCACCACCCCCATTTATTATCCGAGCAATAAACTGCACATTGGTCACGCTTACACGACGGTGGCGGCGGATGCCATGGCTCGGTACAAACGCCTTCGGGGCTACGACGTGATGTATCTGACGGGCACGGATGAGCACGGACAAAAGATCGAACGCCGGGCCCGGGAGGAGGGCAAAACGCCCCAAGCCTTTGTCGACGAGATCGTCGGATGGATTCAAGAGCTTTGGAGAAAATTGGACATCTCCTACGACGATTTTATCCGTACCACCCAACCCCGCCACAAAAAAGCGGTCCAGCGAATTTTCCAGCGGTTGATGGAGCAAGGGGATATTTATCAAGCGGACTATGAGGGGCTGTACTGCACCCCCTGCGAGTCTTTTTGGACAGCCCGCCAAGCGGAGGGCGGACGTTGTCCAGACTGCGGGCGGCCGGTGGAACTGGTGAGGGAAAAGAGTTATTTCTTTCGCATGAGCAAGTATGTGCCCCAGTTGCTTCGGTATTACGAAGAAAACCCGGATTTTATCCAGCCCGAGTCCCGGAAGCACGAGATGATCAACAATTTCATCAAACCGGGGTTAGAAGATCTGTGCGTCTCCCGCACAACCTTCGATTGGGGAATCCCCGTTCCCGGAGATCCAGACCATGTCATCTATGTCTGGATCGATGCCTTGAGCAACTACATCACCGCTCTGGGGTATCTTTCCGACGATCCGGCTGAACGGGAGAAATTCGAACGATATTGGCCGGCGGACGTCCACGTGGTGGGAAAGGAAATCGTGCGGTTTCATACGATCTACTGGCCGATCATGTTGATGGCGTTAGGGTTGCCTTTGCCGAAAAAGGTGTTCGGTCACGGATGGCTGTTGACGCCCCAAGGCAAGATGTCAAAATCCAAGGGGAACGTGATTGACCCGAACCTTCTGTTGGACCGGTACGGCTCCGATGCGATCCGGTATTTTCTCCTGCGGGAAATCCCCTTTGGCGCGGACGGGGTCTTCACTCCCGAGGCGTTGATCCAACGGCTGAATTTTGACCTGGCCAATGATCTTGGAAATCTGTTAAATCGCACCCTGCCCCTCATTGAACGGTTTGCCGGAGGCCGGATCCCGACGCCCACCATGGTCCAGGATCCGGACGGGGAATTGCGGAGCTTGGCGGCAGAGACGGTGACCCGGGTGGAGGAAGCGATGGAGAAAATGGAGTTCTCCACCGCGCTCGCGGCGATTTGGCAACTGTTGGGCCGGGCGAACAAATATATCGACGAGACGGCGCCTTGGGCCGAGATGAAGGCGGGAAGGACGGAACGGGCGCACACGGTGTTGTATCACTTGGCCGAGGTGATCCGCATTGTGTCGATTCTGCTCCAGCCGTTCCTGACCAAGGCGCCCGTGGAAATGCAGCGGCGATTGGGGCTGTCCCCGGGCCCCCACACTCATTGGGATAGCGCCCGGATGTTCGGAACCTTGCCTCCGGGGTTGCCGGTGTATAAAGGAGACCCTCTGTTTCCCCGGCTGGATCTGGAGGCGGAGGTACTGGCGATCGATGAAGCGACTGGGGCGGTGAGTCGAGCTGCCGACTCCGAAGGCAACGCGTCTTCCGCTTCCGGTGCGAAGCAGGTAACCGAGGCCGGGTCAGCCGGAGGGGATGGCGCCGGCGCAGCGGAAGGGATCGCCAAGGCCGAGGATGTCGCCGAAAACCATGAGGAACCGAAACTCATCGGAATCGAGGAGTTTCAGAAAATCGACCTGCGGGTCGGCCGCATTGTGGAAGCGGAACGAATTCCCAAGGCGGATAAACTGTTAAAACTGATGATCGACCTGGGAAGTGAGGTCCGGCAAGTGGTGTCGGGGATTGCCCAGTACTATCGCCCCGAGGAGTTGGTGGGTCAGCGGGTGGTGGTGGTGACCAATCTTAAACCCGTCAAACTGCGGGGAGTGGAGTCCAGGGGCATGATTCTCGCCGCCTCGGAGGGTGACCGCCTCGTCCTGACTACCGTTTCTGACGATATCCCCCTGGGTACCAAAGTAAAATAA
- a CDS encoding TatD family hydrolase, which produces MRLFDTHSHLNDEAFSGDLREIVERAEQAGVEAVVVPGYDLPSSERALELAHRFDILYAAVGIHPHDASSADEAAMEKLRLLAKEDRVVAIGEIGLDYHYDHSPRDVQREVFERHIALARELNLPVIVHDREAHADTLEILKQAGASEVGGVMHCFSGSLDMAQECLHLGFYLSFGGPVTFKNARRPKEVAAQVPEDRLLIETDAPYLTPEPYRGKRNEPAYVALVAETLAKIRETEPEQLALATRENARRLFRVQG; this is translated from the coding sequence ATGCGGTTATTTGATACCCATAGTCACCTCAATGATGAAGCCTTTTCCGGCGACTTGAGGGAGATCGTGGAGCGGGCGGAGCAAGCGGGCGTGGAGGCGGTGGTGGTGCCCGGCTATGATCTGCCTTCTTCGGAACGGGCTTTGGAGTTGGCCCACCGGTTCGATATCCTCTACGCCGCGGTGGGCATCCATCCCCACGACGCCTCGTCGGCCGATGAGGCCGCCATGGAGAAGCTGAGACTTCTCGCCAAGGAAGATCGGGTGGTGGCCATTGGGGAGATCGGGCTTGACTATCATTACGATCATTCCCCCCGGGATGTGCAGAGAGAGGTTTTTGAGCGGCACATCGCCCTGGCCCGGGAGTTGAACCTTCCCGTGATTGTCCATGATCGAGAGGCCCACGCCGATACGTTGGAGATTTTGAAACAGGCCGGGGCATCCGAGGTCGGCGGCGTGATGCACTGCTTTTCCGGAAGTTTGGATATGGCCCAGGAGTGTTTACACCTGGGCTTTTACCTGTCTTTCGGGGGACCTGTGACCTTTAAGAACGCCCGCCGGCCGAAGGAAGTGGCGGCCCAGGTGCCGGAGGACCGGCTGTTGATCGAGACGGATGCACCGTATTTGACCCCGGAACCTTATCGAGGAAAACGCAATGAACCGGCCTACGTGGCTTTGGTGGCCGAGACCCTGGCCAAGATTCGGGAAACGGAACCTGAACAATTGGCTTTAGCGACCCGGGAGAATGCCCGGCGACTGTTTCGCGTGCAGGGTTGA
- the rnmV gene encoding ribonuclease M5 — protein MADVTKPEVAEVVVVEGWRDKAAVDRAVKADVVVTGGMAVSRELIGFLRKVVAERGVIILTDPDAMGERIRKRIADRVPGCKHAFIPPEEATDGSDIGIEHASPSAIDRALARVRTEVPAKSWRITWSDMMEAGLVGAPGASVRRAKVARDLGVGYGNAKSFWKRLNVLGVDPEEFRAAVRAAGGVRSHD, from the coding sequence GTGGCAGACGTGACGAAACCCGAGGTGGCGGAAGTGGTGGTTGTGGAAGGATGGCGGGACAAGGCGGCGGTGGATCGAGCGGTGAAAGCGGATGTCGTCGTCACGGGCGGCATGGCGGTTTCCCGGGAACTGATCGGGTTCCTCCGCAAGGTTGTGGCTGAGAGGGGCGTGATCATCCTGACAGACCCGGATGCCATGGGTGAGCGGATTCGAAAGCGCATCGCCGACAGGGTCCCGGGGTGTAAACACGCTTTTATCCCGCCGGAAGAAGCCACCGACGGAAGCGATATCGGCATTGAACACGCAAGCCCATCTGCCATCGACCGAGCGCTGGCCAGGGTTCGCACGGAGGTCCCCGCCAAATCCTGGCGCATCACGTGGTCGGACATGATGGAAGCCGGCCTGGTGGGAGCGCCGGGGGCCTCGGTCCGCCGGGCAAAGGTGGCCCGGGACCTGGGGGTGGGATATGGGAACGCCAAATCCTTTTGGAAGCGCCTGAACGTCCTCGGCGTTGACCCCGAGGAGTTTCGGGCGGCGGTCCGGGCCGCGGGAGGCGTGCGAAGCCATGACTGA
- the rsmA gene encoding 16S rRNA (adenine(1518)-N(6)/adenine(1519)-N(6))-dimethyltransferase RsmA, protein MTESQPSVPSAAELLRRYALHPKKSLGQHFLVDDRILERIVAAADLSGREAVLEIGPGLGALTLRLAQAAWRVLAVEKDRALQPVLSEVLRDFGNVQVCWGDVLEVDLPRICEDAFGSRTVRVVANLPYYVTTPVMMKLLEAGPVIDRMVLMVQREVADRLTAQPGTKTYGALTVAVQWFAEKVESVARVPASCFWPRPEVDSVVVRLDLRPRPDPEMSRRLSRVVRAGFGQRRKTLLNALSHALAGRDRASIAQALRDAGVAPDRRAETLSLEEFTRLAQALADGVYPKSMP, encoded by the coding sequence ATGACTGAATCCCAGCCCTCTGTACCCTCCGCGGCCGAGCTGTTGAGGCGCTACGCCCTTCACCCCAAGAAATCACTTGGACAGCATTTTCTGGTTGACGATCGAATCCTTGAACGGATCGTGGCTGCGGCGGATTTGAGCGGGCGAGAGGCTGTGTTGGAGATCGGTCCCGGATTGGGGGCCCTCACCCTTCGTTTGGCCCAGGCCGCGTGGCGGGTGTTGGCCGTCGAGAAAGATCGGGCATTGCAACCGGTCTTATCCGAGGTGTTGCGCGATTTCGGGAATGTGCAGGTGTGTTGGGGCGACGTGTTGGAGGTGGATCTTCCACGAATCTGTGAAGATGCCTTCGGTTCCCGGACCGTCCGGGTGGTGGCGAACCTCCCGTACTATGTGACCACCCCGGTGATGATGAAGCTTCTTGAGGCAGGACCTGTCATAGATCGGATGGTGCTGATGGTCCAGCGGGAAGTGGCGGACCGCCTGACGGCGCAACCGGGAACCAAAACTTACGGGGCGTTGACCGTGGCTGTCCAGTGGTTTGCGGAAAAGGTCGAGTCGGTGGCCCGGGTGCCGGCCTCGTGTTTTTGGCCGAGGCCGGAGGTGGATTCGGTCGTGGTGCGGCTTGACCTTCGCCCGCGCCCGGATCCCGAGATGAGTCGCAGGTTGTCCCGGGTGGTCCGGGCGGGGTTTGGCCAGCGGAGAAAAACGTTGTTGAACGCGCTTTCCCACGCCTTGGCTGGGAGGGATCGGGCTTCTATTGCACAGGCACTCCGCGATGCCGGCGTGGCACCGGATCGGCGGGCGGAGACGCTATCCTTGGAGGAGTTTACGCGGTTGGCGCAGGCGTTGGCGGATGGTGTCTATCCCAAATCAATGCCATGA
- a CDS encoding ribonuclease H-like YkuK family protein, producing MEFWNPSKGSLNLEEVVTDIVAFMAEAPRETYRLIIGTDSQNRPAQGKTQFAMAIIIHRVGKGARYYFHRESHRIIRSLPQRLYTEAAMSVELGEKVQHYLREAGALRDIEVHLDIGEEGASRQLIREVVGWVTSSGYTAKIKPDSFGASKVADKYTKA from the coding sequence GTGGAATTTTGGAACCCGAGCAAGGGGAGCCTCAATTTGGAGGAAGTCGTCACCGACATTGTCGCATTTATGGCTGAGGCCCCCAGGGAGACATATCGCCTGATCATCGGAACCGATTCGCAGAATCGACCAGCCCAAGGAAAGACACAGTTCGCGATGGCCATCATCATTCATCGAGTGGGAAAGGGAGCTCGGTACTATTTTCATCGGGAGTCCCACCGCATCATTCGTTCGCTGCCGCAGCGTCTGTACACCGAGGCGGCCATGTCGGTGGAGTTGGGGGAGAAAGTGCAACACTATCTACGTGAGGCCGGCGCCCTGCGGGACATCGAGGTGCACCTGGATATCGGGGAGGAAGGTGCCAGTCGGCAGTTGATTCGGGAGGTCGTGGGCTGGGTCACCAGCAGTGGTTATACGGCGAAAATCAAGCCGGATTCCTTCGGTGCGTCGAAGGTGGCGGATAAATATACCAAGGCTTAG
- a CDS encoding DHH family phosphoesterase, with product MNTIRLLRGSEILFLCHDQADSDALGASFALAQWLGGTVGVPREPAIHTRRLIEATGMKVVKNPNPEAFESVVVVDAADASQLEPTVPEKFYLIDHHPDNRLVDRAIDALYDPVSSTCQLVFRLLKAAGALPGREASLALAAGILTDTIHFHKGDAESFRTFGELLQTGGVSYEDVKRLYLDDQRRDREVILRAALGSRWVKLGDYNILLSEIRTNIPTFVARALLDLGADMSVVAYEGPEGTEVRMYVREEMASACTLDAVEIMEAVPGVGAGQVWGFRQFAAFRHREAIPSILDHVIETLKSRLVAPRKGVGSGFMLPRG from the coding sequence TTGAACACGATACGGTTGCTGCGGGGCTCGGAGATTCTTTTCCTTTGCCACGACCAAGCGGACAGTGACGCACTGGGGGCGTCTTTTGCCCTCGCCCAGTGGCTGGGGGGCACCGTCGGCGTTCCGCGGGAACCGGCCATTCACACCCGAAGGCTGATTGAGGCCACCGGCATGAAAGTGGTTAAGAATCCAAATCCCGAAGCCTTTGAGTCGGTGGTGGTGGTGGACGCGGCCGATGCCTCCCAGCTGGAACCCACCGTTCCGGAGAAATTCTACCTCATCGACCACCATCCGGACAACCGGCTGGTCGACCGGGCGATCGATGCCCTCTACGACCCGGTATCCTCGACCTGCCAACTCGTCTTTCGCCTGTTAAAAGCGGCGGGGGCCCTGCCCGGGCGAGAGGCCTCCTTGGCTTTGGCCGCCGGCATCCTCACGGATACGATCCACTTTCACAAAGGGGATGCGGAGTCGTTTCGCACCTTTGGCGAGTTGCTGCAAACCGGCGGGGTCTCCTATGAGGATGTGAAGCGGCTCTACTTGGATGATCAGCGCCGGGACCGGGAAGTGATTTTGCGGGCGGCCCTCGGATCCCGGTGGGTCAAACTCGGCGATTACAATATCCTTCTGTCCGAGATCCGGACCAACATCCCCACTTTTGTAGCCCGGGCACTCCTGGATCTGGGGGCGGACATGAGCGTTGTGGCCTACGAAGGTCCTGAAGGCACGGAGGTCCGCATGTATGTTCGGGAAGAGATGGCCTCGGCGTGTACTCTGGACGCCGTAGAGATCATGGAGGCCGTGCCCGGGGTGGGCGCCGGACAGGTTTGGGGCTTCCGGCAGTTTGCGGCCTTTCGGCATCGGGAGGCGATTCCGTCGATCTTGGACCACGTCATCGAAACGTTAAAATCCAGGCTTGTTGCTCCTCGAAAGGGTGTCGGATCGGGTTTTATGCTCCCCCGCGGATAA